One segment of Primulina tabacum isolate GXHZ01 chromosome 14, ASM2559414v2, whole genome shotgun sequence DNA contains the following:
- the LOC142524580 gene encoding uncharacterized protein LOC142524580 — METGFGETMSTQPASPSCSGSRSRDVGNFECNICFDLAQDPIVTLCGHLFCWPCLYTWLHIHSRSHECPVCKAGIEEEKLVPLYGRGKNSTDPRSKSIPGMEIPHRPFGQRPETAPQPDPNANAFAQQGYGFMGGFGPFGGFAPVATARFGNFTLSTALGGLLPSISNIHVHGFPVVNMHRAGPGFHYGYPNAFHGGQAQGFPFPQRGDPQEQSDSTLKLLLLAVGFCLLLTLIWG, encoded by the coding sequence ATGGAAACTGGGTTTGGTGAAACAATGAGCACGCAGCCCGCTAGCCCATCATGCTCCGGGAGTAGGAGCCGTGATGTTGGAAATTTTGAGTGTAATATTTGCTTTGACTTGGCTCAAGACCCGATCGTTACACTTTGTGGTCACCTATTCTGCTGGCCCTGTCTTTATACATGGCTACATATCCACTCTCGTTCGCACGAATGCCCCGTTTGTAAGGCTGGGATTGAGGAGGAGAAGTTAGTTCCTCTATATGGGCGGGGGAAGAACTCGACCGATCCTCGGTCTAAATCGATTCCAGGGATGGAGATTCCGCATCGCCCCTTTGGACAAAGACCTGAGACAGCTCCTCAGCCGGATCCAAATGCTAACGCATTTGCACAGCAAGGGTATGGATTTATGGGCGGTTTTGGTCCGTTTGGCGGTTTTGCACCTGTGGCTACTGCCCGGTTTGGGAACTTTACATTATCAACGGCACTCGGAGGTCTCCTTCCATCTATTTCTAACATCCATGTTCATGGATTTCCAGTTGTCAATATGCACAGGGCAGGTCCTGGTTTCCACTACGGGTATCCTAATGCATTCCATGGAGGACAAGCTCAGGGGTTCCCCTTCCCCCAGCGTGGGGATCCGCAAGAACAGTCAGATTCTACACTTAAGCTTCTTCTGTTGGCAGTTGGTTTTTGTTTGCTCCTGACTCTAATTTGGGGTTAA
- the LOC142524579 gene encoding putative galacturonosyltransferase-like 1 codes for MKKPKQAISSLFFITNIYLFFAASLATQNHRIPIPQTFREAPKFYNAPHCPYIFDDDTNNNDENNKNICLSSSDQIVHVAMTLDTAYIRGSLAAILSVLQHTSCPQNVFFHFVTAASASPSLLRTTIAGSFPYLNFRIYPFRDSAMAGLISTSIRSALDCPLNYARSYMADLLPPCVHRVVYLDSDLVLVDDIAKLAATPLGVDKVLAAPEYCSANFTSYFTPTFWSNPSLSVTFSDRKACYFNTGVMVIDLNRWRAGDYTRKIEEWMELQKRMRIYELGSLPPFLLVFAGNIAPVDHRWNQHGLGGDNFHGLCRDLHPGPVSLLHWSGKGKPWARLDASRPCPLDALWAPYDLLKPPFSFDS; via the coding sequence ATGAAGAAGCCCAAACAAGCAATCTCATCTCTATTTTTCATTACCAACATTTACCTATTTTTTGCCGCTTCTCTTGCTACACAAAATCATAGAATCCCAATCCCACAAACATTTAGAGAAGCCCCAAAATTCTATAATGCACCGCACTGCCCTTATATTTTTGATGATGATACAAACAACAACGACGAAAACAACAAAAATATCTGCTTGTCCTCCTCTGATCAGATTGTCCACGTTGCGATGACACTGGATACGGCCTACATCCGAGGCTCATTGGCCGCCATCCTCTCCGTCCTGCAACACACGTCATGTCCACAAAACGTTTTCTTTCACTTTGTCACAGCCGCCTCAGCCTCCCCCTCCCTCCTCCGCACCACCATCGCCGGCTCCTTCCCATATCTCAACTTCCGAATCTACCCTTTCCGAGACTCGGCCATGGCGGGTTTAATCTCCACCTCCATCCGCTCCGCCCTCGACTGCCCACTAAACTACGCCCGTAGCTACATGGCTGACCTCTTACCGCCATGTGTCCACCGAGTCGTGTACCTCGATTCCGACTTGGTCCTTGTCGACGACATTGCGAAGCTGGCTGCCACCCCACTTGGGGTTGACAAAGTCTTGGCGGCCCCGGAGTACTGCAGCGCTAATTTCACCTCGTACTTCACCCCAACATTCTGGTCAAACCCTTCACTTTCTGTAACATTTTCCGACCGGAAAGCCTGCTACTTCAACACCGGAGTGATGGTGATTGACCTTAACCGATGGCGGGCAGGAGATTACACGAGAAAGATTGAAGAATGGATGGAGTTACAGAAGAGAATGAGAATATACGAACTGGGCTCTTTACCACCGTTTTTACTGGTTTTCGCCGGAAATATTGCCCCGGTGGATCACAGATGGAATCAACATGGGCTTGGCGGCGATAACTTTCACGGGCTTTGCCGGGATTTACATCCGGGCCCCGTTAGCCTGCTCCATTGGAGTGGAAAAGGGAAGCCATGGGCAAGACTCGACGCTAGCAGACCGTGTCCGTTGGATGCACTTTGGGCACCTTATGATCTGTTAAAACCTCCATTTTCATTTGATTCCTAA
- the LOC142524686 gene encoding vacuolar lysine transporter YPQ1-like isoform X1 produces the protein MKPLRLTYCPAEKKPCIRWIEDAFKDCLCNINDEISFAFGVLSLISWAVAEIPQIVTNFSNKSANGMSLAFLSTWIIGDVLNLVGCILEPATLPTQFYTAVLYASVTVILAIQCLYYNHFSKWWKPNKSEINSVNEETEPLQPKCQDRSKTTKILPVDVPYKRKFYFTSARSLAGSVTPPTKSSSYIKARSGPPVLEHDSSSEENDDDNESVNIQPPIIKHVAAQPRPIPRPVGYGTFAATSANLPHLSRAFREMVGGQNLSAGIISLQELDENPYGQLLGWLMAAIYMGGRIPQIWLNIQRGSVEGLNPLMFVFALVANSTYVASILVRSIEWKVMKANMPWLLDAIVCVALDFFIIFQYIFYKYIKENKSRRSEHYVLIEADKRSIL, from the exons ATGAAACCGTTGAGACTTACATACTGCCCAGCTGAGAAGAAACCTTGTATCAGATGGATCGAAGATGCTTTCAAGGACTGTCTGTGTAACATCAACGATGAAATCTCGTTTGCTTTCGGTGTACTAAGTTTGATTTCTTGGGCGGTTGCAGAGATCCCGCAGATTGTTACCAATTTCTCCAACAAATCCGCCAATGGCATGTCTCTTGCTTTTCTTTCCACTTGGATTATCGG CGATGTGTTGAATCTCGTGGGCTGCATTCTCGAACCAGCGACG TTACCCACCCAGTTCTACACTGCAGTG CTTTATGCAAGTGTGACTGTCATTTTAGCAATACAATGCCTATATTACAACCATTTTTCAAAGTGGTGGAAACCCAACAAATCTGAAATAAACAGC GTTAATGAGGAGACCGAACCTTTACAACCTAAGTGTCAAGACAGAAGTAAAACTACAAAAATTTTGCCCGTTGATGTACCTTACAAGAGGAAATTCTACTTTAC ATCAGCAAGATCCTTGGCAGGAAGTGTTACTCCTCCAACAAAATCATCTTCTTACATAAAAGCAAGAAGTGGACCTCCTGTTCTGGAACATGATTCTTCATCCGAAGAAAATGATGACGATAATGAATCCGTAAATATTCAGCCGCCGATAATCAAACATGTCGCCGCACAGCCTCGACCAATTCCCCGTCCC GTGGGGTATGGAACTTTTGCTGCTACCTCAGCAAATCTCCCGCACTTGAGCCGGGCTTTCAGGGAAATGGTTGGTGGCCAAAATCTATCAGCTGGGATCATCTCACTCCAG GAACTTGATGAAAATCCGTATGGGCAATTGTTGGGATGGTTGATGGCAGCCATTTACATGGGCGGGAGAATCCCACAAATTTGGTTGAAT ATCCAAAGAGGGAGTGTGGAG GGATTGAATCCTCTGATGTTCGTTTTCGCGCTGGTTGCCAATTCTACCTATGTTGCAAG CATATTGGTGAGAAGTATCGAGTGGAAGGTGATGAAAGCAAATATGCCCTGGTTATTGGACGCAATTGTTTGCGTCGCACTGGATTTTTTT ATAATATTTCAGTACATCTTCTACAAAtatattaaagaaaataaaagccGGCGTTCGGAACACTACGTGTTGATTGAAGCAGATAAACGATCCATACTTTAG
- the LOC142524686 gene encoding vacuolar histidine transporter YPQ3-like isoform X2: MKPLRLTYCPAEKKPCIRWIEDAFKDCLCNINDEISFAFGVLSLISWAVAEIPQIVTNFSNKSANGMSLAFLSTWIIGDVLNLVGCILEPATLPTQFYTAVLYASVTVILAIQCLYYNHFSKWWKPNKSEINSVNEETEPLQPKCQDRSKTTKILPVDVPYKRKFYFTSARSLAGSVTPPTKSSSYIKARSGPPVLEHDSSSEENDDDNESVNIQPPIIKHVAAQPRPIPRPVGYGTFAATSANLPHLSRAFREMVGGQNLSAGIISLQELDENPYGQLLGWLMAAIYMGGRIPQIWLNIQRGSVEGLNPLMFVFALVANSTYVAR, encoded by the exons ATGAAACCGTTGAGACTTACATACTGCCCAGCTGAGAAGAAACCTTGTATCAGATGGATCGAAGATGCTTTCAAGGACTGTCTGTGTAACATCAACGATGAAATCTCGTTTGCTTTCGGTGTACTAAGTTTGATTTCTTGGGCGGTTGCAGAGATCCCGCAGATTGTTACCAATTTCTCCAACAAATCCGCCAATGGCATGTCTCTTGCTTTTCTTTCCACTTGGATTATCGG CGATGTGTTGAATCTCGTGGGCTGCATTCTCGAACCAGCGACG TTACCCACCCAGTTCTACACTGCAGTG CTTTATGCAAGTGTGACTGTCATTTTAGCAATACAATGCCTATATTACAACCATTTTTCAAAGTGGTGGAAACCCAACAAATCTGAAATAAACAGC GTTAATGAGGAGACCGAACCTTTACAACCTAAGTGTCAAGACAGAAGTAAAACTACAAAAATTTTGCCCGTTGATGTACCTTACAAGAGGAAATTCTACTTTAC ATCAGCAAGATCCTTGGCAGGAAGTGTTACTCCTCCAACAAAATCATCTTCTTACATAAAAGCAAGAAGTGGACCTCCTGTTCTGGAACATGATTCTTCATCCGAAGAAAATGATGACGATAATGAATCCGTAAATATTCAGCCGCCGATAATCAAACATGTCGCCGCACAGCCTCGACCAATTCCCCGTCCC GTGGGGTATGGAACTTTTGCTGCTACCTCAGCAAATCTCCCGCACTTGAGCCGGGCTTTCAGGGAAATGGTTGGTGGCCAAAATCTATCAGCTGGGATCATCTCACTCCAG GAACTTGATGAAAATCCGTATGGGCAATTGTTGGGATGGTTGATGGCAGCCATTTACATGGGCGGGAGAATCCCACAAATTTGGTTGAAT ATCCAAAGAGGGAGTGTGGAG GGATTGAATCCTCTGATGTTCGTTTTCGCGCTGGTTGCCAATTCTACCTATGTTGCAAG ATAA